A genome region from Micromonospora peucetia includes the following:
- a CDS encoding WapI family immunity protein: MEIRSDDGARVRIRPVGYQPGVEPPDDPDEAAEWDDWLLVETDARTADGQAWSHFTPCLTVSEAYALAGWLRQQAETTGDPAAASAVVRFTEPNLAFRARVLRRRRLALTVEFSYESLPPWLPRRPLTAVYPLTLTVSADALFLAAEQWAREADAYPRRATA, from the coding sequence ATGGAGATCCGCTCCGACGACGGCGCCCGGGTGAGGATCCGGCCGGTGGGCTACCAGCCCGGGGTCGAGCCGCCCGACGACCCGGACGAGGCGGCGGAGTGGGACGACTGGCTGCTCGTCGAGACTGACGCCCGCACCGCCGACGGGCAGGCCTGGTCGCACTTCACACCCTGCCTGACGGTGTCCGAGGCGTACGCGCTGGCGGGCTGGCTGCGGCAGCAGGCCGAGACGACCGGCGACCCGGCGGCGGCCTCGGCGGTGGTGCGCTTCACCGAGCCCAACCTGGCCTTCCGCGCCCGGGTGCTGCGGCGCCGCCGGCTGGCGCTGACCGTCGAGTTCTCATACGAGTCGCTGCCGCCGTGGCTGCCGCGTCGGCCGCTCACCGCCGTCTACCCGCTGACGCTCACCGTCTCCGCCGACGCTCTCTTCCTGGCCGCGGAGCAGTGGGCGCGGGAGGCCGACGCGTATCCCCGCCGGGCGACCGCCTGA
- the yidD gene encoding membrane protein insertion efficiency factor YidD — MFSVINLKGDRRRKKKSRFDNCDACNCDVPCCELGLFSTLLTLGALLARLVAPGRASTPLSAAAGRAPLADRAGRAAILGYRRWLSHRWPGQCRYTPTCSAYGLAAVERYGLAVGGRLAADRLRRCRSDVPRGTHDPVR; from the coding sequence ATGTTCTCCGTGATCAACCTGAAGGGCGACCGGCGTCGCAAGAAGAAGAGCCGCTTCGACAACTGCGACGCGTGCAACTGCGACGTGCCCTGCTGTGAGCTGGGGCTCTTCTCGACACTGCTCACTCTGGGGGCGCTGCTCGCCCGGCTCGTGGCACCCGGTCGGGCCTCGACGCCGCTGAGCGCCGCCGCCGGGCGGGCGCCGCTGGCGGACCGGGCCGGGCGGGCCGCGATTCTCGGCTACCGGCGTTGGCTGTCGCACCGCTGGCCGGGGCAGTGCCGCTACACCCCGACGTGCAGCGCGTACGGGCTGGCCGCCGTGGAGCGGTACGGGCTGGCCGTCGGCGGGCGGTTGGCCGCCGACCGGCTGCGCCGCTGCCGCTCCGACGTGCCGCGCGGCACCCACGACCCGGTGCGCTGA
- a CDS encoding acylase — protein sequence MRPKPICAVVTTLATVVTTVVTGVPPAAAQHRDGGYSAEIRRASYGVPHITARSFASLGFGVGHVQAEDNICVIAEKVVTVNAERSRYFGATSPTDANVRSDLFFRKAIDDGTAERLLRGPRDGVHSPSNEIRDQIRGFVAGYNNYLRHTGAANLTDPACRGKPWVRPLTELDMWRTSWASMVRASSRAVLDGIVAAAPPTATGPAAVLDAPGAAAVVAARDGAPAGVGSNAYGLGAQATTHGGGMVLANPHFPWEGAERFYRMHLKVPGRYDVEGAALVGDPIIEIGHNQTLAWSHTVSTARRFVWHRLALVPGDPTSYYVDGRARKMTTRTVTVRVPAPGGGTVPVSRTFHDTHFGPVVVVPGTFDWTATAAYAITDVNATNNRAFDGWLQMGRAKTVRELKQVLDRYQFLPWVNVIAADARGDALYADHSVVPRVTDELAAACIPAPFQPLYAASGQAVLDGSRSACALGRDRDAAVPGILGPANLPVAIRADYVTNSNDSHWLANPEAPLEGFPRIIGTERTERSLRTRLGVEQVRERLAGTDGLPGRRYTTSRLWQTVFGNRAYGGELFRDDLVALCAANPTATASDGTTVDLRGACTALRGWDLRVDLDSRGAHLFTEFVLSGGVRFADAFDAADPVHTPNRLNTADPRVLTALADAVRKLAGIPLDARLGDVQTEPRGDRRIPIHGGRAEAGVFNMIISPLAPGVGYRKVVHGSSFVMAVELGRNGPSGRQILTYSQSANPNSPWYGDQTRLYSGKGWDTVKYTEAQIKADPNLRTYRVGEGRRH from the coding sequence ATGAGGCCAAAGCCGATCTGTGCGGTGGTCACCACCCTCGCCACGGTCGTCACCACAGTGGTCACCGGTGTTCCGCCGGCCGCCGCGCAGCACCGTGACGGCGGCTACTCGGCGGAGATCCGGCGGGCGTCGTACGGCGTCCCGCACATCACCGCCCGATCCTTCGCCAGCCTCGGCTTCGGCGTCGGCCACGTCCAGGCCGAGGACAACATCTGTGTCATCGCGGAGAAGGTCGTCACCGTCAACGCCGAGCGGTCCCGCTACTTCGGGGCGACGAGCCCCACGGACGCGAACGTGCGCAGCGACCTGTTCTTCCGCAAGGCGATCGACGACGGCACGGCGGAGCGACTGCTGCGCGGGCCCCGCGACGGCGTGCACTCCCCGTCGAACGAGATCCGCGACCAGATCCGCGGCTTCGTCGCCGGCTACAACAACTACCTGCGCCACACCGGTGCGGCGAACCTCACCGACCCGGCCTGCCGGGGCAAGCCGTGGGTGCGTCCGCTGACCGAACTGGACATGTGGCGTACGAGCTGGGCCAGCATGGTGCGGGCCAGCTCCCGGGCGGTGCTCGACGGGATCGTCGCCGCCGCTCCGCCCACGGCCACCGGCCCGGCCGCCGTCCTGGACGCGCCGGGCGCCGCAGCGGTCGTCGCGGCCCGTGACGGCGCGCCCGCCGGCGTCGGCAGCAACGCATACGGGCTGGGCGCACAGGCCACCACGCACGGCGGCGGGATGGTGCTGGCCAACCCGCACTTCCCGTGGGAGGGGGCGGAACGCTTCTACCGGATGCACCTGAAGGTCCCCGGCCGCTACGACGTGGAGGGCGCGGCGCTGGTCGGCGACCCGATCATCGAGATCGGGCACAACCAGACCCTCGCCTGGAGCCACACCGTCTCCACCGCCCGCCGCTTCGTCTGGCACCGCCTCGCGCTGGTGCCCGGCGACCCCACCTCGTACTACGTCGACGGCCGGGCCCGGAAGATGACCACCCGCACGGTCACCGTCCGGGTGCCCGCCCCGGGTGGCGGCACCGTGCCGGTCAGCCGCACCTTCCACGACACCCACTTCGGCCCGGTGGTCGTGGTCCCCGGCACTTTCGACTGGACCGCCACCGCCGCGTACGCGATCACCGACGTCAACGCGACAAACAACCGCGCCTTCGACGGCTGGCTCCAGATGGGCCGGGCGAAGACGGTCCGTGAGCTGAAGCAGGTTCTCGACCGGTACCAGTTCCTGCCCTGGGTGAACGTGATCGCCGCCGACGCCCGTGGTGACGCGCTCTACGCCGACCACTCGGTGGTGCCCCGGGTCACCGACGAGTTGGCCGCCGCCTGCATTCCCGCGCCGTTCCAGCCGCTCTACGCCGCCAGCGGGCAGGCCGTCCTCGACGGCTCCCGGTCGGCCTGCGCGCTGGGCCGCGACCGGGACGCGGCGGTGCCCGGCATCCTCGGCCCGGCCAACCTTCCGGTGGCGATCCGTGCCGACTACGTGACCAACTCCAACGACAGCCACTGGCTGGCCAACCCGGAGGCGCCGCTGGAGGGCTTCCCGCGGATCATCGGCACCGAGCGCACCGAGCGCAGCCTGCGTACCCGGCTCGGCGTGGAGCAGGTGCGGGAGCGGCTCGCCGGCACCGACGGGCTGCCCGGACGGCGTTACACCACGTCCCGGCTCTGGCAGACGGTCTTCGGCAACCGCGCGTACGGCGGCGAGTTGTTCCGCGACGACCTGGTGGCGCTCTGCGCGGCGAATCCCACCGCGACCGCCTCGGACGGGACGACCGTCGACCTGCGCGGGGCCTGCACGGCGCTGAGGGGCTGGGACCTGCGCGTGGACCTGGACAGCCGGGGCGCGCACCTGTTCACCGAGTTCGTCCTGTCGGGCGGCGTCCGGTTCGCCGACGCGTTCGACGCCGCCGACCCGGTGCACACCCCGAACCGGCTGAACACCGCCGACCCGCGGGTGCTCACCGCGTTGGCCGACGCGGTCCGCAAGCTCGCCGGCATCCCGCTCGACGCGCGCCTGGGCGACGTCCAGACCGAACCGCGTGGCGACCGGCGTATCCCGATCCACGGCGGACGCGCCGAGGCCGGCGTGTTCAACATGATCATCAGTCCGCTGGCGCCCGGCGTCGGCTACCGGAAGGTGGTGCACGGCTCGTCCTTCGTGATGGCCGTGGAGTTGGGCCGCAACGGTCCCTCGGGGCGGCAGATCCTGACCTACTCCCAGTCGGCCAACCCGAACTCGCCCTGGTACGGCGACCAGACCCGGCTCTACTCGGGCAAGGGCTGGGACACCGTGAAGTACACGGAGGCGCAGATCAAGGCCGACCCGAACCTGCGCACCTACCGGGTGGGGGAGGGCCGCCGCCACTGA
- a CDS encoding gluconokinase, with translation MGDAFRPVVIGVDIGTTSTKAAGYDVDGGQLAHHSVGYPLDEPQPGYAEQDARHIHAAVLESLRTVVAELDRPVAGLSFGTAMHSLIGLDRDGHPLTPSITWADSRATRQAERLRAAPSGLALHRRTGTPVHPMAPLSKLLWFADQEPVLFGQVAYWVGIKDWVLLRLCDALVTDHSVASATGLMDLSRLSWDAEALGIAGITAEQLPELVPTTTVLPGLTAEAAAATGLPRDTRVVVGAGDGPLANLGLGAVAPGVMACSIGTSGAMRVMVERPGVDPLGGVFCYALTEHRWVVGGAINNGGIVLEWAGDALAPELGEDAEEELLALAALAPAGSGGLIMLPYLLSERAPHWSALPRGAYVGLTNGHRRAHLVRAAMEGVCQQLALVLASVRGAGNEVREIRAGGGFSRSPLWRQMLADVLGMPVRFPAGHEGSGFGAALLGMQALGLVPSVDVAAELVHIESTAYPDPAAAATYAALLPLFSELYDALVPTFTSLRRLAPGLSPE, from the coding sequence GTGGGCGACGCGTTCCGCCCGGTGGTGATCGGCGTCGACATCGGCACCACCAGCACCAAGGCGGCCGGGTACGACGTGGACGGCGGCCAGCTCGCCCACCACTCGGTCGGCTATCCGCTCGACGAGCCCCAGCCCGGCTACGCCGAGCAGGACGCCCGGCACATCCACGCGGCGGTGCTGGAGTCGCTCCGCACGGTCGTGGCGGAGCTGGACCGGCCCGTCGCCGGGTTGTCCTTCGGCACGGCGATGCACAGCCTGATCGGGCTGGACCGTGACGGCCACCCGCTCACCCCGTCGATCACCTGGGCAGACTCGCGAGCCACCCGCCAGGCCGAGCGGTTGCGGGCGGCCCCGTCCGGGCTGGCGTTGCACCGCCGCACCGGCACCCCGGTGCACCCGATGGCGCCGCTGTCCAAGCTGCTCTGGTTCGCCGACCAGGAGCCGGTGCTGTTCGGTCAGGTGGCGTACTGGGTGGGCATCAAGGACTGGGTGCTGCTGCGGCTGTGCGACGCGCTGGTGACCGACCACTCGGTCGCCTCCGCCACCGGGCTGATGGACCTCAGCCGGCTCTCCTGGGACGCCGAGGCGCTCGGCATCGCCGGGATCACCGCGGAGCAGCTGCCGGAGCTGGTGCCCACCACCACCGTGCTGCCCGGCCTCACCGCCGAGGCCGCCGCGGCGACCGGGCTGCCCCGGGACACCAGGGTGGTCGTCGGCGCCGGGGACGGCCCGCTGGCCAACCTGGGGCTCGGCGCCGTCGCACCGGGCGTGATGGCCTGCTCGATCGGCACCAGCGGCGCGATGCGGGTGATGGTGGAACGCCCCGGCGTCGACCCGCTCGGCGGGGTGTTCTGCTACGCGCTGACCGAGCACCGCTGGGTGGTCGGCGGGGCGATCAACAACGGCGGCATCGTGCTGGAGTGGGCCGGCGACGCGCTCGCCCCGGAGCTGGGCGAGGACGCCGAGGAGGAGTTGCTGGCGCTGGCCGCCCTGGCGCCGGCCGGCTCGGGCGGTCTGATCATGCTGCCGTACCTGCTCAGCGAGCGCGCCCCGCACTGGAGCGCGCTGCCGCGCGGCGCGTACGTGGGGCTGACCAACGGGCACCGCCGCGCGCACCTGGTCCGGGCCGCGATGGAGGGCGTCTGCCAGCAGTTGGCGCTGGTGCTGGCCTCGGTGCGGGGCGCCGGCAACGAGGTCCGGGAGATCCGGGCCGGCGGCGGTTTCTCGCGCAGCCCGCTGTGGCGGCAGATGCTCGCCGACGTGCTCGGCATGCCGGTGCGCTTCCCCGCCGGGCACGAGGGCTCCGGCTTCGGCGCGGCGCTGCTCGGCATGCAGGCGTTGGGGCTGGTCCCCTCCGTCGACGTCGCCGCCGAACTGGTGCACATCGAGTCGACGGCATACCCCGATCCGGCCGCCGCCGCCACGTACGCCGCACTGCTGCCGCTCTTCTCCGAGCTGTACGACGCGTTGGTCCCCACCTTCACCTCACTGCGGCGCCTCGCCCCGGGCCTGTCGCCGGAGTGA
- a CDS encoding TetR/AcrR family transcriptional regulator, translating to MDHTTAEGRLLDAADTLFYERGIQAVGMDAIRAASGVSLKRTYQLFPSKEHLVEAVLRRRDQAVRDALEAYTLARSTPTERVLAVFDYLHDWFGQPDYRGCAFINSFAELGGSSPNVVEIVRTHKRAFADHLAALVVAAGRPPQLAAQLALLANGAMVTAAIAGSAAPAREARAAASRLLDAEPPS from the coding sequence ATGGACCACACGACGGCCGAGGGACGGCTGCTCGACGCGGCCGACACGCTCTTCTACGAGCGCGGCATCCAGGCGGTCGGGATGGACGCCATCCGGGCCGCCTCCGGCGTCTCGCTCAAGCGCACCTACCAGCTCTTCCCGTCCAAGGAACACCTGGTCGAGGCGGTGCTGCGCAGGCGGGACCAGGCCGTCCGGGACGCGCTGGAGGCGTACACCTTGGCGCGGTCGACCCCGACGGAGCGCGTGCTGGCGGTCTTCGACTACCTGCACGACTGGTTCGGCCAGCCCGACTACCGGGGCTGCGCCTTCATCAACTCCTTCGCCGAGCTGGGCGGCTCGTCGCCCAACGTGGTCGAGATCGTGCGTACCCACAAGCGGGCCTTCGCCGACCACCTCGCGGCGCTCGTGGTGGCGGCGGGCCGGCCGCCGCAGCTCGCCGCGCAGCTAGCCCTGCTGGCCAACGGCGCGATGGTCACCGCCGCCATCGCCGGCAGCGCCGCACCCGCCCGTGAGGCCCGCGCCGCCGCGAGCCGCCTGCTCGACGCGGAGCCGCCGAGCTGA
- a CDS encoding alpha/beta fold hydrolase, with product MVHVKAPCPDEYHLVAPDHIGFGNSAAPPVGEFDYSFERLTEITLGLLDTLGIDRFALYLHDYGAPIGLRIASRHPERVTALVTQSGNAYTEGFTPFWDVLFAHAKDRAAHEPEVRRLLAAEATHWQYTHGVPADRLDRVAPETWHLDQAGLDRPGNAEIQLQLFWDYQFNLDVYPDFQRYLREHRPPTLVTWGRHDEIAGLIRDFLRRVRQGLVIRP from the coding sequence GTGGTCCATGTCAAAGCCCCTTGCCCCGACGAGTACCACCTCGTCGCGCCCGACCACATCGGCTTCGGCAACTCCGCCGCCCCGCCGGTCGGCGAGTTCGACTACAGCTTCGAGCGGCTCACCGAGATCACCCTCGGCCTGCTCGACACCCTCGGCATCGACCGGTTCGCGCTCTACCTGCACGACTACGGCGCCCCGATCGGCCTGCGCATTGCCAGCCGGCACCCGGAGCGGGTCACCGCCCTGGTCACCCAGAGCGGGAACGCCTACACCGAGGGGTTCACCCCGTTCTGGGACGTGCTCTTCGCCCACGCCAAGGACCGGGCGGCCCACGAGCCGGAGGTCCGCAGGCTACTGGCGGCCGAGGCCACCCACTGGCAGTACACGCACGGCGTGCCGGCGGACCGGCTGGACCGCGTCGCCCCGGAGACCTGGCACCTCGACCAGGCCGGCCTCGACCGACCCGGCAACGCCGAGATCCAGCTCCAGCTCTTCTGGGACTACCAGTTCAACCTCGACGTCTACCCCGACTTTCAGCGCTACCTCCGCGAGCACCGCCCGCCCACGCTGGTCACCTGGGGCCGCCACGACGAGATCGCCGGGCTGATCCGCGACTTCCTGCGCCGGGTCCGCCAGGGCCTCGTCATCCGGCCTTGA
- a CDS encoding putative quinol monooxygenase, with protein sequence MFIVAGSLYVDPDQRDAYLADCVDVVRQARSAPGCVDFAISADLVEAGRINVYERWESEGQLLDFRGSGPSDEQSVTILGAEVHRYLISGVEAP encoded by the coding sequence GTGTTCATCGTCGCCGGCAGTCTCTACGTCGATCCGGACCAGCGGGACGCCTACCTGGCCGACTGTGTCGACGTCGTCCGGCAGGCGCGCTCCGCGCCGGGCTGCGTCGACTTCGCGATCAGCGCCGACCTGGTCGAGGCAGGCCGGATCAACGTCTACGAACGCTGGGAGTCCGAGGGGCAGCTGCTCGACTTCCGGGGTTCCGGCCCCTCGGACGAGCAGTCGGTGACGATCCTCGGCGCGGAGGTGCACCGGTACCTGATCTCCGGCGTCGAGGCCCCCTGA
- a CDS encoding MerR family transcriptional regulator: MAHTVGQVAKMAGVTVRTLHHYDEIGLLSPGGRSSTGYRRYDDADLERLQHIRYYRELGFPLEEIAAILDDPASDPATHLRRQHDLLTVRVRRLQEMVTAIEFAMEASKLNIPLTPQERFEVFGGFDPDAHAEEAEQRWGSTEAYRESNRRVSRYSKEDWLRNKEENADWARRFVEVIASGAAADSPAAMDLAEEHRQSISRWFYECSYEIHTGLADMYVADERFTAYFEKIRPGSAAYLSEAIHANAITRA, translated from the coding sequence ATGGCACACACGGTGGGACAGGTGGCGAAGATGGCCGGGGTGACCGTGCGGACGCTGCACCACTACGACGAGATCGGGCTGCTCTCGCCCGGCGGTCGCAGCAGCACGGGCTACCGGCGCTACGACGACGCGGACCTGGAGCGGTTGCAACACATCCGCTACTACCGGGAGCTGGGGTTCCCACTGGAGGAGATCGCCGCGATCCTCGACGACCCGGCGAGTGACCCGGCGACGCACCTGCGCCGCCAGCACGACCTGCTGACCGTACGGGTCAGGAGGCTCCAGGAGATGGTCACGGCGATCGAGTTCGCGATGGAGGCGAGCAAGTTGAACATCCCACTCACCCCGCAGGAGCGGTTCGAGGTCTTCGGCGGCTTCGACCCGGACGCGCACGCCGAGGAGGCCGAACAGCGCTGGGGCAGTACCGAGGCGTATCGGGAGTCGAACCGGCGCGTCTCGCGCTACAGCAAGGAAGACTGGCTGCGGAACAAGGAGGAGAACGCGGACTGGGCACGGCGGTTCGTCGAGGTGATCGCCTCCGGTGCGGCGGCGGACAGCCCGGCGGCGATGGATCTGGCCGAGGAGCACCGGCAGTCGATCAGCCGCTGGTTCTACGAGTGCTCGTACGAGATCCACACCGGATTGGCCGATATGTACGTGGCGGACGAGCGGTTCACCGCGTACTTCGAGAAGATCAGGCCAGGGTCGGCCGCGTACCTGAGCGAGGCCATCCACGCCAACGCCATCACCCGCGCCTGA
- a CDS encoding zinc-ribbon domain-containing protein, which produces MFFIFGLRTKVSRSGVVQQVCRNCHNHAAQVITRRSTRFSLFFVPIIPIRTSYAQQCTFCGAQYDLSRSEAERLPVG; this is translated from the coding sequence ATGTTCTTCATCTTCGGGCTCCGCACCAAGGTCAGCCGGTCCGGCGTGGTGCAGCAGGTCTGCCGTAACTGCCACAACCATGCCGCGCAGGTGATCACGCGCCGGTCGACGAGGTTCAGTCTGTTCTTCGTGCCGATCATCCCGATCCGCACCAGCTACGCGCAGCAGTGCACCTTCTGCGGAGCCCAGTACGACCTGTCGCGGTCCGAGGCCGAGCGCCTCCCGGTCGGCTGA
- a CDS encoding SRPBCC family protein: MTDLMKLPVRLAAPAGTVRRALTDPAELRVWLAEHAEVDLPRRYEFWGRHTPEGDAPHQRLLHVDDDTLRFAWLLDGVETTTEFALRSEDPDTTVLTLTQSHFDFAEAMSGSSIRGVLQTFWSLSIANLAAHLEGRPLLPKVDFTSTDLCGELLIDAPVAKVFESLTDSEQASAWFGYPIGIEPWVGGRYAMGGFEAGYAAKIVDLEPDRKLSVDWGPTGVCTWELAESQGKTKLTFVQSGFDEQNPPYGAWAGSVSGLGELRRFHEMKDWQPIWLPAEVPGLEPEAAQATS; encoded by the coding sequence GTGACTGACCTGATGAAGCTGCCCGTCCGCCTCGCCGCGCCGGCCGGGACCGTCCGCCGCGCCCTGACCGACCCGGCCGAGCTGCGCGTCTGGCTCGCCGAGCACGCCGAGGTCGACCTGCCACGACGGTACGAGTTCTGGGGGCGCCACACCCCCGAGGGCGACGCGCCGCACCAGCGGCTGCTGCACGTCGACGACGACACGCTGCGCTTCGCCTGGCTGCTCGACGGGGTCGAGACCACCACCGAGTTCGCCCTGCGCTCCGAGGACCCCGACACCACCGTGCTGACGCTGACCCAGAGCCACTTCGACTTCGCCGAGGCGATGAGCGGCAGCAGCATCCGGGGCGTGCTCCAGACGTTCTGGAGCCTGTCGATCGCCAACCTGGCCGCCCACCTGGAGGGCCGGCCGCTGCTGCCGAAGGTCGACTTCACCTCCACCGACCTGTGCGGCGAACTGCTGATCGACGCGCCGGTGGCGAAGGTGTTCGAGTCGCTGACCGACTCCGAGCAGGCCAGCGCCTGGTTCGGTTACCCGATCGGCATCGAGCCGTGGGTCGGTGGCCGCTACGCCATGGGCGGCTTCGAGGCCGGCTACGCGGCCAAGATCGTCGACCTGGAGCCCGACCGGAAGCTGTCGGTGGACTGGGGGCCGACCGGCGTCTGCACCTGGGAGCTGGCCGAGTCGCAGGGGAAGACGAAGCTGACCTTCGTGCAGTCCGGCTTCGATGAGCAGAACCCCCCGTACGGGGCCTGGGCCGGGTCGGTCTCCGGGCTGGGCGAGCTGCGCCGTTTCCACGAGATGAAGGACTGGCAGCCCATCTGGCTCCCCGCCGAGGTGCCGGGCCTGGAGCCCGAGGCCGCGCAGGCGACGAGCTGA
- a CDS encoding winged helix-turn-helix domain-containing protein, whose product MRDVLYLEQIEQAEVLLKPQRVEVLRQLAEPRTCTEVAARLEQTPQRVYYHVKQLVTAGLAELVSERKVRGITEGIYQAAARSYWLSPRLVGRIGLRRARDELSLGYLLDLMEEVQADIAGLDRAAPELPSIGVAGEIRVPAEQRQQFLHDLQTTLQDLFTRYGGAEGDAFKLAVACYPKGKERD is encoded by the coding sequence ATGAGAGACGTCCTGTACCTGGAGCAGATCGAGCAGGCCGAGGTCCTGCTCAAGCCGCAGCGCGTAGAGGTGCTGCGGCAACTGGCCGAGCCGCGCACCTGCACCGAGGTCGCCGCCCGGCTGGAGCAGACGCCGCAGCGCGTCTACTACCACGTCAAGCAGCTCGTCACCGCAGGGCTGGCCGAGCTGGTCAGCGAGCGCAAGGTCCGGGGCATCACCGAGGGCATCTACCAGGCCGCCGCCCGGTCCTACTGGCTGTCGCCCCGGCTGGTCGGCCGGATCGGCCTGCGGCGGGCCCGCGACGAGCTGAGCCTCGGCTACCTGCTGGACCTGATGGAGGAGGTCCAGGCAGACATCGCCGGGCTGGACCGAGCCGCCCCCGAGCTCCCCTCGATCGGGGTCGCCGGCGAGATCCGGGTGCCCGCCGAACAACGACAGCAGTTCCTGCACGACCTGCAGACCACTCTGCAGGACCTGTTCACGCGCTACGGGGGCGCCGAGGGCGACGCCTTCAAGCTCGCCGTGGCCTGCTATCCGAAGGGGAAAGAACGTGACTGA
- a CDS encoding class I SAM-dependent methyltransferase produces the protein MSLTDRDQGAASAPASPPAGSRRPGPTVADVVRALTTGALPVRVTGYDGSAVGPADAGITLSIRSERGLTYLLTAPGDLGMARAYVGGDLALQGVHPGDPYEALRVLKDELRLRTPSLAEGLALVRGLGWERLMPPPPPPQEAQPRWKRLVRGLRHTRIRDSTAISHHYDVSNAFYEKVLGPSMTYTCAVFRSPDDTLEQAQTAKYDLVAQKLALKAGMRLLDVGCGWGGMVRHAAREYGVKALGVTLSREQAEWARAAIEREGLTGLAEVRHLDYRDAPREQFDAVSSIGLTEHIGVRNYPAYFGALRDRLRPDGRLFNHCITRADNRAPHRSGAFIDRYVFPDGELAGPGRVISEIHDVGLEVQHEENLRLHYALTLAAWCRNLVAHWDFCVSEVGAGTARVWGLYMAGSRLAFERNGIQLHQVLATRNGPEGASGYPLRPDWLP, from the coding sequence ATGAGCCTGACCGATCGCGACCAGGGGGCGGCGAGCGCTCCCGCCAGCCCGCCGGCGGGGAGCCGGCGCCCGGGTCCGACCGTGGCGGACGTCGTCCGCGCGTTGACCACCGGCGCCCTTCCGGTGCGGGTCACCGGGTACGACGGCAGCGCGGTGGGCCCGGCCGACGCCGGGATCACCCTGTCGATCCGTTCCGAGCGTGGCCTGACCTATCTGCTCACCGCCCCCGGCGACCTGGGCATGGCCCGGGCGTACGTGGGCGGTGACCTGGCGTTGCAGGGGGTGCACCCGGGCGACCCGTACGAGGCGTTGCGGGTGCTCAAGGACGAGTTGCGGCTGCGTACGCCGTCGCTGGCGGAGGGGCTGGCCCTGGTCCGTGGGCTGGGCTGGGAGCGGCTGATGCCGCCGCCGCCCCCGCCGCAGGAGGCGCAGCCGCGCTGGAAGCGCCTGGTGAGAGGGCTGCGGCACACCCGGATCCGGGACAGCACCGCGATCTCCCACCACTACGACGTCTCGAACGCCTTCTACGAGAAGGTGCTCGGCCCGTCGATGACGTACACCTGCGCGGTTTTCCGCTCGCCCGACGACACGCTGGAGCAGGCCCAGACGGCCAAGTACGACCTGGTGGCGCAGAAGCTGGCGCTCAAGGCGGGGATGCGGCTGCTCGACGTGGGTTGCGGGTGGGGTGGCATGGTCCGGCACGCGGCCCGCGAGTACGGCGTGAAGGCGCTCGGGGTGACCCTGTCCCGGGAGCAGGCCGAGTGGGCGCGGGCGGCGATCGAGCGGGAGGGGCTGACCGGCCTGGCCGAGGTCCGTCACCTCGACTACCGGGACGCGCCGCGCGAGCAGTTCGACGCGGTCTCCTCGATCGGCCTGACCGAGCACATCGGGGTGCGCAACTATCCGGCCTACTTCGGCGCTCTGCGGGACCGGCTGCGGCCGGACGGCCGGCTGTTCAACCACTGCATCACGCGGGCCGACAACCGTGCGCCGCACCGCTCGGGCGCATTCATCGACCGGTATGTCTTCCCGGACGGCGAGCTGGCCGGCCCGGGGCGGGTGATCAGCGAGATCCACGACGTCGGGCTGGAGGTGCAGCACGAGGAGAACCTGCGCCTGCACTACGCGCTGACGCTGGCCGCCTGGTGCCGCAACCTCGTGGCGCACTGGGATTTCTGCGTCTCTGAGGTGGGGGCGGGCACCGCCCGGGTGTGGGGCCTCTACATGGCCGGGTCGCGGCTGGCGTTCGAGCGCAACGGCATCCAGCTGCACCAGGTGCTCGCCACCCGCAACGGCCCGGAGGGGGCGAGCGGCTACCCGCTGCGCCCCGACTGGCTGCCCTGA